The DNA sequence GGTGGCACCATCGGGGACGTACCCCGGGGACCGCGACCGCGGCCACGAGGGTGAGAGGAGACGACGATGTCCCGATCCACGCCGGGCGCCGGGCCCAGCCAGTCAGCCACACCCACCGAGCCGGCCGAGTCAGCCACGCCGGCCGAGGCCGTCGCACTGTACGGCGGACCGGTCAGCCGCCGGGTCCGCGCCCGGGATCTGATCGCCGCCAAGGAACGCGGCGAACGGTGGGCCATGCTCACCTCGTACGACCAGTACACCGCCGCGATCTTCGACCAGGCCGGTATACCGGTGCTGCTGGTCGGCGACTCCGCGGCGAACAACGTGTTCGGCCACGAGACCACCGTCCCGGTCACCGTCGACGAACTGCTGCCGCTGGTCCGGGCCGTGGTCCGGGCCACCCGGGGTGCCCTGGTCGTCGGTGACCTGCCGTTCGGCTCCTACGAGGAGGGGCCGACGCAGGCGCTGCGGACCGCCGTACGGTTCATGAAGGAAGGCGGCTGCGGCGCGGTCAAACTCGAAGGCGGCCGGCGGGTCGCCGACCAGATCGCCGCGCTGACCGGGGCCGGCATCCCGGTGATGGCGCACGTCGGCTTCACCCCGCAGCGGGAGCACACCATCGGCGGCTACCGGGTGCAGGGCCGTGGCGACGCCGCCGACGAGGTGATCGCCGACGCCCACGCGGTCGCCGAGGCCGGCGCGTTCGCCGTGGTGCTGGAGATGGTGCCGGGGGTGGTCGCCAAGCGGATCACCCACGACCTGCCGGTGCCGACGGTCGGCATCGGCGCCGGCCCGGAGACCGACGCGCAGGTGCTGGTCTGGCAGGACATGTCCGGCATGCGGTCCGGCCCGACCCCACGGTTCGTGAAGACCTACGCCGACCTCGCCGGGATGCTCGCCGACGCGACCCGCCGGTACGCCGACGACGTCCGTGCCGGCCGGTTCCCGACCGCTGCACACACCTTCTGACCGACCGCCGTCACCGTCCGGTCCCGGCGGATCGCAAGATCCCCCGGGACCGGGCGATCTCACAGATCGGTGACCCGTACCCCGGAATGTGCCTTGTACCGGCGGTTGATGGCGATCAGGTTGGCGGTGAACGCCTCGATCTGGTGCGCGTTGCGCAGCCGGCCGGCGTAGATTCCCCGCATGTCCGGGATCCGCGCGGCGAGCGCGGCGACGACCGCCGCCGCCTCCCGGTCCTCGGCGCAGATCAGTACGTCCAGGTCGATCCGCTCGATCTTCGGGTCGGCCAGCAACGGCGCGCTCAGGTGGTTGAAGGCGGCGCAGACCCGTGAGTCGGGCAGCAGCGCCGCGGCCTGCTGCGCGGCGCTGCCCTGCGCCACCGGCAACGGGTACGGGCCCTGCTTGTCGAAGCCGAGCGGGTTCACGCAGTCGACCACGATCTTGCCGGCGAGCGGGCCGCGCAGTGCGGCGACGGTCGCCTCGTGACCCTCCCACGGCACCGCGACGATCACCAGGTCGGACCCGCCGGCCACCTCGTCGTTGCCGTCGCCGCTGATCACCCCGGCCGCGACCCCGGGCAACGCGGCGATCTCCTCGGCGGCGGCGGCGGCCCGGGCACCGTCGCGGGACCCGATGCGGACCGGCTGGCCGGCGCGGGCGAGCCGGTACGCCAGGCCCCGTCCCTGGTCGCCGGTGCCGCCGATGATGCCGACCGTCAGGCCGGAGACGTCGGGCAGTGTGCTGGCGTCATATCCCATCCGCTCATCCTCACCCACCAGACGGCCGCACGGGACCGGACCGTGACGTCGACCACCACCCGGTTCCGCACCGGCCACCACCTGCTCCGACCTGCGGTCAGCCGCTGCTCGCGGCGGGGACCGGCCCGGGCTCGTCGGCCGGGTACCGGAAGATCACCCGCCGGCTGGCCGGGTCGGCGGTGACCAGCCGGACCCGGACCCGTTCGCCGACCGGTGGAGCGCCGGTGCAGCGGGCGATCACCGCCGGCTCGTCGAGGGCGACGGTGCCGCGCGGCGCCCGCTTCGCGGTGCCCGGGTCGGCGTCCAGCACCGCGACGTCGAACTCCGCACCGACCCGGTTCGCCAGCAGCACCGCCTCGGTCAGGTCGATCGCGGCGCGGGCCGCCGCGCTGGCGGTCCGGTCGGTGCCGGCCATCACCTCCGGCAGCCGGGGCAGCGCCTCGGCGACCGGCGGCGGTACCTCCCGGCCAGCGGTCACCGCCAGGCACACCTCCGTGGCGTACCGGTCGGCCAGCCGCCGCAACGGCGCGGTGACGTGCGCGTACGGGGCACCGACCCCGCCGTGGCCGGATTCTGCCGGTGCCTCGTCGGCGAACGCGGTGTACCGGGCACCGCGCAGCAGCTCGGCGGCGTGGTCCAGGAACGCGGCGCCGCGCGGCTGTGCCGCGTCGACGCCGGCGGTGACCTCACCGACGGCCGCGCCCGGCGGCCACCAGACGCCCAGGGCACGGGCCGCCGCCCGCAGCCGGGTCACCGCCGCCGGTTGCGGTGCCGGCATGGTACGCAGCAGACCGACGCCGGCCCGCAGCATGATCTCGGCGGCGGCCATCCCGGTGAGCAGCGAGATCTGGGCGTTGTGCTCCTCGATCGGCAGCGGTGGACGCAGCACCAGTCGCCAGCCGTCGCCGGCTGGTTCGACGTCCTGGTCGGGCAGCGGGAGCGCGACCGCGCCCCGCGCCGCCGCCCGCGCGCTCAGCAGCCCGCCGATGCGCGGCAGCCGGGCGATCGGCTCGGCGAGTTCGGCGAGCCGACCGGCGGTCAGTGCGGCGTGCACGGTCGGGTAGTCGAGCTGCGCCCGGCTGCGGACCCGGGCGCGTTCCAGCCGGGTGTCGACCAGCGCGCCGTCGGCGGCCAGGTCGAGCGTCCACACGACGGCCGGTCGGACGGCGTCGGGCAGCAGACTGGCGGCGTTCTCGCTGAGGCTGGGTGGGTGCAGCGGGATGGTTCCGTCGGGCAGGTAGATGGTCTGGCCACGGCGCCAGGTCTCGGCCTGCAGCGGGCCGCCGTCGGCGACGAACCGGGCGACGTCGGCGATCGCGTACCGGATCCGGAAGCCGCCGCCGGGCCGGTCGGTCAGGCACATCGCCTGGTCCAGGTCGCGTGACCCGGGCGGGTCGAGGGTGACGAACGGGATGTCGGTGAGGTCGGTGAGGTCGGCCTCCGGCGGCGGTACGCGCGACGCCGCCTCGTCCGCCTCACGTTGCGCCGCGGGCGGGAACGCGGTGGGCAGTTCCAGCTCGCGGCGCAACGCGCCGAAGTCGATCCGGGGCGCGGTCAGGCGTGGCAACGGCACGGATCATTCCTAGCAGCCGGCCGCCACGCCGACGCGCCGGTGGTGCGTCGGCGGCCGGCCGGACACGGTGTGCAGATGCGGTGGCCGGTGTGCGCCCCGGGTCAGCGGCCGGCCTTGCGGGCGGTCTGGGTCCCGGCCTTCTTGGTGGTCTTCTTCGCGGTCTTGCGGGTGGCCGCCGCCTTCTTGGCGGTACCCCGCTGGGCGGGGGTGGCGTTCTTCGGTGAGGTGGCCCGCTGCACCCGGCCGGCGGTGCGCTTCGTCGCGGCGGCGACCTTCTTCCCGGCCCGGCCGGTGGTGCCCTTGGCCGGCGTGGACCTGGTCGCGGTCGTCGTCGCCGTGGTTTTCGCGGCCGTGCTCTTGCCTGCGGTCGCGGTCTTCTTCGCCGGGCTGGTCTTCCTCGCTGGGCTGGTCTTCGCCGCCGGACTGGTCTTGCGGGCGGTGGCCGTCGCCTTCTTGGCTGGAGTGGTCTTGCGCGCCGTGGCCGTCGTCCTGCGCGCCGCCGGGCTGGTCTTCTTGGCCGCTGCCTTCTTCGCCGTCGGGCTGGTCTTGCGCGCCGTCGGGCTGGTCTTCTTCGTAGCGGGTTTCTTTGCCGCCGTCGCGGACGTCTTCCGCGCGGACGTCTTCTTCGCCGCCGTACTCGTCTTCTTCGCCGCCGTCTTCGTGGTGGCGGTGCTCGACGCCCGCCGGGTGGCGGGACGGGTCGCGGCTTTGGTGCCAGCAACCATGACTTTTTCCTCCTTGCGGACTTTCAATGGATTTGTCCCCTACGGAGACAATGGAGTCTCCGGTCCCCGACCCACGTACGGCCGGACCGGCCTAGCCCTGCTCCCCGGTCCAGCGGGCGTCCTCGGTCTCCCACTCCTCGTTGCGTTCCGACACGCGCTGCAGCGCCTGCTCAGCTTCGGCCTTCGAGGTGTAGGGACCGAGCCGGTACTTGGCGGCACACAGGTCCGCCCCGGACTCCACGCGCTGATGACGAAGACACCAGAAGTACTCGCCACCAGGTCCGCTGTCGCTCATGAGAACACTGTGCACGGAAAAACGGCATAGCGCTACCGTTTCGCCCAAAATGTCGCCGCTTTTCCATAATAGACGAGCGCCATTGCAGCCGGCTCCCATGCCGGCAATTGACGGCTCGATACGAAAGGCCGGCAACGCCCCGCGCCAAGGCGAGTCGAGTCGAGTCCATCCTGGGCGGAGCGGACCGGGTGCCGTCGCGGAAACCGAGCCAGGTCAACCGGTCGCGAACGCTGTCTCGATCAGCCGCCGCAGCCCGTGGCCGTCATCGACGGTCACGTCCGGCACCCCGTCGGGCTGGCCCCGTTCCCGACCGGTGCGGGCCGAGACCATCAGCACCGCCGCACCGGCACCGGCCCGCCGGGCGCACGGGACGTCCCGGGCCGGGCTGTCTCCGACGAACCAGCAGTCCGCAACCGGTACGCCGAGTGCCCGCGCCGCGAGCCAGGCGACCTCAGGGTTGGGCTTACGCACCCCGGCCTCGTCGCTGTAGATCTGCACGGCGAACCGGTCACCGAGACCGACGGCGTCCAGGAAGTCGCGGTGGGCCGCACCGCACAACGTGTTGCTGACGATCGCCAGCGGCAGACCGGCGTCGGCGGCGACGTCCAACGCGGCACGGATACCGGGGCGTACCGTCCAGTCCGCGCGCCGGGTCCACGCGTAGCTCAACGCGGTCGCCTCGCGCAGCACCGCGTCGCGGGCCGGGGCCGGCCAGCCGGTCGTGATGAACTCCCGCCAGACCTGCTCGTGGCCGTACTCCCGGGGGCGGTCCTGCTCGCCGATCCGGTCCCGCCAGGCGGCGTACTCGCGTTGCCCGTCGACCAGTGACCGGGTGATCCGTTCGGCGGACAACGCGTCGCCGACCAGCCCGCACAGCCGGTCGACCAGGTGGACCGGCCGCGGTGACATGGACGGGGCGTCGACGAGGACGCCGCCGAAATCGAGCAGCAGGGCGCGAGGGGTGGGCAGCATCCGACCATCATCCCCGGTGGCTGGGCGCGCCGGCGACCCTGGGACTCGCCATGTTTACGCAAACACGGCGAGCACTGCTAGTGTCAGCGCGGCTACCGGCGTACCCCCGACACCGGGCGTCGCCGACGCCAGGAGAGGAAGGTCTCGGCGCCCGATGAGCTCGACCGCACCCGACCCGCCGGGGCGTCGCCGACGCCGGGTGTCGATGGCCGACGTGGCCCGGCTCGCCGGGGTCTCCACCCAGACCGTCTCCCGGGTGTCCACCGGGCACCCAGGTGTCATCCCCAGCACCCGCGAGCAGGTCGTCGCCGCGATGCAGCAGCTCGGCTACCGGCCCAACAGCGCCGCCCGGGCACTCAAGTACGGCGAGTTCCGCACCATCGGCGTGATCACCTTCACCCTGTCCACCACCGGCAACAGCAACACCGTGGAGGCGATCGCCACCCACGCCGCGGCCGAGGGTTACGTGATCACGCTGATCCCGGTCGCCGCTCCCACCCAGGACCGGGTGCTCGGTGCCTTCACCCGGCTCGGCGAACTCGCGGTCGACGCGGTCATCGTGATCATGGAGGTGCACCTGCTCGACGCCAGCACCGTGCTGCTGCCTCCCGACGTGCATCTCGTCGTGGTCGACTCGGACGCCGGTGACCGCTACCGGGTGGTCGACACCAACCAGGCCGACGGTGCCCGGCAGGCCGTCCGACACCTGCTCGACCTCGGCCACCGTACGGTGTGGCACGTCGCCGGACCGCCGGAGTCGTACGCCGCAGAGCGGCGGGCGACCGCCTGGCGTACCACCTTGTCGCAGGCCGGCCGGGAGGTGCCGGCGCTGCGCCGCGGCGACTGGTCGGCCGAGGCCGGCTACCGGGCCGGCCTCGAACTGGCCGACGAACCGGCCTGCACCGCGATCTTCGTCGCCAACGACCAGATGGCGCTCGGGGTGCTGCGGGCCATGCACGAACGCGGC is a window from the Solwaraspora sp. WMMD792 genome containing:
- the panB gene encoding 3-methyl-2-oxobutanoate hydroxymethyltransferase, which gives rise to MSRSTPGAGPSQSATPTEPAESATPAEAVALYGGPVSRRVRARDLIAAKERGERWAMLTSYDQYTAAIFDQAGIPVLLVGDSAANNVFGHETTVPVTVDELLPLVRAVVRATRGALVVGDLPFGSYEEGPTQALRTAVRFMKEGGCGAVKLEGGRRVADQIAALTGAGIPVMAHVGFTPQREHTIGGYRVQGRGDAADEVIADAHAVAEAGAFAVVLEMVPGVVAKRITHDLPVPTVGIGAGPETDAQVLVWQDMSGMRSGPTPRFVKTYADLAGMLADATRRYADDVRAGRFPTAAHTF
- the npdG gene encoding NADPH-dependent F420 reductase gives rise to the protein MGYDASTLPDVSGLTVGIIGGTGDQGRGLAYRLARAGQPVRIGSRDGARAAAAAEEIAALPGVAAGVISGDGNDEVAGGSDLVIVAVPWEGHEATVAALRGPLAGKIVVDCVNPLGFDKQGPYPLPVAQGSAAQQAAALLPDSRVCAAFNHLSAPLLADPKIERIDLDVLICAEDREAAAVVAALAARIPDMRGIYAGRLRNAHQIEAFTANLIAINRRYKAHSGVRVTDL
- a CDS encoding RNB domain-containing ribonuclease, which codes for MPLPRLTAPRIDFGALRRELELPTAFPPAAQREADEAASRVPPPEADLTDLTDIPFVTLDPPGSRDLDQAMCLTDRPGGGFRIRYAIADVARFVADGGPLQAETWRRGQTIYLPDGTIPLHPPSLSENAASLLPDAVRPAVVWTLDLAADGALVDTRLERARVRSRAQLDYPTVHAALTAGRLAELAEPIARLPRIGGLLSARAAARGAVALPLPDQDVEPAGDGWRLVLRPPLPIEEHNAQISLLTGMAAAEIMLRAGVGLLRTMPAPQPAAVTRLRAAARALGVWWPPGAAVGEVTAGVDAAQPRGAAFLDHAAELLRGARYTAFADEAPAESGHGGVGAPYAHVTAPLRRLADRYATEVCLAVTAGREVPPPVAEALPRLPEVMAGTDRTASAAARAAIDLTEAVLLANRVGAEFDVAVLDADPGTAKRAPRGTVALDEPAVIARCTGAPPVGERVRVRLVTADPASRRVIFRYPADEPGPVPAASSG
- a CDS encoding HAD family hydrolase, which produces MLPTPRALLLDFGGVLVDAPSMSPRPVHLVDRLCGLVGDALSAERITRSLVDGQREYAAWRDRIGEQDRPREYGHEQVWREFITTGWPAPARDAVLREATALSYAWTRRADWTVRPGIRAALDVAADAGLPLAIVSNTLCGAAHRDFLDAVGLGDRFAVQIYSDEAGVRKPNPEVAWLAARALGVPVADCWFVGDSPARDVPCARRAGAGAAVLMVSARTGRERGQPDGVPDVTVDDGHGLRRLIETAFATG
- a CDS encoding LacI family DNA-binding transcriptional regulator translates to MSSTAPDPPGRRRRRVSMADVARLAGVSTQTVSRVSTGHPGVIPSTREQVVAAMQQLGYRPNSAARALKYGEFRTIGVITFTLSTTGNSNTVEAIATHAAAEGYVITLIPVAAPTQDRVLGAFTRLGELAVDAVIVIMEVHLLDASTVLLPPDVHLVVVDSDAGDRYRVVDTNQADGARQAVRHLLDLGHRTVWHVAGPPESYAAERRATAWRTTLSQAGREVPALRRGDWSAEAGYRAGLELADEPACTAIFVANDQMALGVLRAMHERGRVVPRDVSVVGFDDIAEAGSFIPPLTTVHQDFAEVGRRCVEAVLHQVRTGTAQTGTTLVPTRLVVRASTAAPPTAR